In Solea senegalensis isolate Sse05_10M linkage group LG6, IFAPA_SoseM_1, whole genome shotgun sequence, one genomic interval encodes:
- the smox gene encoding spermine oxidase isoform X1, protein MQSCEISSESTDDPLSSGLRTHRQPRIVVIGAGLAGLAATKVLLKNGFTDVTVLEASDHIGGRVLSVQQGKATLELGATWIHGAIGNPVYHLAEDNGLLEDTTDEERSVGRISLYTKNGVSHYQTNVGKRIPKDLVEEFSDLYNEVYELTQEFFQNGKPVCAESQNSVGIFTRDVVRKRITVDPDDSESTKKLKLSMLQQYLKVESCESSSPSMDEVSLSEFGEWTEIPGAHYVIPEGFMKIVELLARDIPSSTVCLSKPIRCIHWNFSAQRQEVIDKSDDTIRDNNHNENNHSCRPRRDPVKLRSPIFLECEDEEWIMADHVIVTASLGVLKQNHEAMFSPSLPDDKVLAIEKLGISTTDKIFLEFEEPFWSPECNSIQFVWEDEAQLEQPVYPEDLWYKKICSFDVLYPPERYGHMLSGWICGQEALYMERCDDETVAETCTELLRRFTGNPDIPKPCRVLRSSWGSNPYIQGSYSFTRVGSSGEDCERLAMPLPYANSTKAPPLQVLFAGEATHRKYYSTTHGALLSGQREATRLVEMYQDLHRAQHTKPNM, encoded by the exons ATGCAAAGTTGTGAAATTTCGTCAGAGAGCACTGATGATCCCCTTAGTAGCGGCCTACGCACTCATCGGCAGCCTCGAATAGTAGTGATTGGTGCTGGCTTGGCCGGCCTTGCTGCAACTAAGGTCCTACTGAAAAACGGCTTCACAGATGTCACCGTGCTAGAGGCGTCAGACCACATTGGCGGTCGAGTTCTCAGTGTTCAGCAAG GAAAAGCAACTTTGGAACTTGGAGCCACGTGGATCCATGGAGCCATTGGGAACCCAGTGTACCACCTGGCAGAGGACAACGGGCTGCTGGAGGACACCACAGACGAGGAGAGGAGCGTGGGACGCATCAGCCTGTACACGAAGAATGGCGTATCTCACTACCAGACCAACGTCGGGAAGAGAATCCCCAAGGACCTGGTGGAGGAGTTCAGTGACCTGTACAATGAG GTGTACGAGCTGACTCAGGAGTTCTTCCAGAATGGGAAGCCAGTTTGCGCCGAGAGCCAGAACAGCGTTGGCATCTTCACGCGAGACGTGGTGCGCAAAAGGATCACGGTGGATCCTGATGACTCTGAGAGCACCAAGAAGCTCAAACTGTCCATGCTTCAACAATAcctcaag GTGGAGAGCTGTGAAAGCAGCTCTCCCAGTATGGATGAGGTGTCTCTGAGTGAGTTTGGTGAGTGGACAGAGATCCCTGGCGCACATTACGTCATTCCCGAAGGTTTTATGAAGATTGTGGAGCTCCTGGCCCGAGACATCCCCTCCAGCACTGTCTGCCTTAGCAAACCGATCCGCTGCATCCACTGGAACTTCTCAGCCCAGCGCCAGGAGGTGATCGACAAGAGCGACGACACCATCCGGGACAACAACCACAACGAAAACAACCACAGCTGCCGGCCTCGCCGGGACCCCGTGAAACTACGTAGCCCGATTTTCTTGGAGTGTGAAGACGAGGAGTGGATCATGGCCGACCACGTGATCGTGACGGCCTCTCTGGGTGTGCTGAAGCAGAACCATGAAGCCATGTTCTCCCCGTCGCTACCAGACGACAAGGTGCTCGCCATTGAGAAGCTGGGCATCAGCACGACCGATAAGATATTCTTAGAGTTCGAAGAGCCCTTCTGGAGCCCCGAGTGCAACAGTATTCAGTTTGTGTGGGAGGACGAGGCTCAGCTGGAACAGCCCGTTTACCCCGAGGACCTGTGGTACAAGAAGATCTGCAGCTTTGACGTCCTCTACCCTCCTGAGCGCTATGGCCACATGCTGAGTGGCTGGATCTGTGGGCAGGAGGCGCTGTAcatggagcgctgtgacgacgAAACAGTGGCGGAGACCTGCACTGAGCTGCTGAGACGCTTTACAG GGAACCCTGACATTCCAAAGCCGTGCCGCGTCCTGCGCTCCTCGTGGGGCAGTAATCCCTACATTCAGGGCTCCTACTCCTTCACCAGGGTGGGCTCCAGCGGTGAGGACTGTGAGAGACTGGCCATGCCACTGCCTTATGCCAACAGCACCAAGGCTCCG CCTCTGCAGGTCCTGTTTGCTGGAGAGGCCACACACAGGAAATACTATTCCACTACCCATGGTGCTTTGCTGTCAGGACAGAGAGAAGCCACTCGCCTGGTAGAGATGTACCAGGACCTGCACAGAGCTCAACATACAAAGCCtaatatgtaa
- the smox gene encoding spermine oxidase isoform X2, with amino-acid sequence MQSCEISSESTDDPLSSGLRTHRQPRIVVIGAGLAGLAATKVLLKNGFTDVTVLEASDHIGGRVLSVQQGKATLELGATWIHGAIGNPVYHLAEDNGLLEDTTDEERSVGRISLYTKNGVSHYQTNVGKRIPKDLVEEFSDLYNEVYELTQEFFQNGKPVCAESQNSVGIFTRDVVRKRITVDPDDSESTKKLKLSMLQQYLKVESCESSSPSMDEVSLSEFGEWTEIPGAHYVIPEGFMKIVELLARDIPSSTVCLSKPIRCIHWNFSAQRQEVIDKSDDTIRDNNHNENNHSCRPRRDPVKLRSPIFLECEDEEWIMADHVIVTASLGVLKQNHEAMFSPSLPDDKVLAIEKLGISTTDKIFLEFEEPFWSPECNSIQFVWEDEAQLEQPVYPEDLWYKKICSFDVLYPPERYGHMLSGWICGQEALYMERCDDETVAETCTELLRRFTASAGPVCWRGHTQEILFHYPWCFAVRTERSHSPGRDVPGPAQSSTYKA; translated from the exons ATGCAAAGTTGTGAAATTTCGTCAGAGAGCACTGATGATCCCCTTAGTAGCGGCCTACGCACTCATCGGCAGCCTCGAATAGTAGTGATTGGTGCTGGCTTGGCCGGCCTTGCTGCAACTAAGGTCCTACTGAAAAACGGCTTCACAGATGTCACCGTGCTAGAGGCGTCAGACCACATTGGCGGTCGAGTTCTCAGTGTTCAGCAAG GAAAAGCAACTTTGGAACTTGGAGCCACGTGGATCCATGGAGCCATTGGGAACCCAGTGTACCACCTGGCAGAGGACAACGGGCTGCTGGAGGACACCACAGACGAGGAGAGGAGCGTGGGACGCATCAGCCTGTACACGAAGAATGGCGTATCTCACTACCAGACCAACGTCGGGAAGAGAATCCCCAAGGACCTGGTGGAGGAGTTCAGTGACCTGTACAATGAG GTGTACGAGCTGACTCAGGAGTTCTTCCAGAATGGGAAGCCAGTTTGCGCCGAGAGCCAGAACAGCGTTGGCATCTTCACGCGAGACGTGGTGCGCAAAAGGATCACGGTGGATCCTGATGACTCTGAGAGCACCAAGAAGCTCAAACTGTCCATGCTTCAACAATAcctcaag GTGGAGAGCTGTGAAAGCAGCTCTCCCAGTATGGATGAGGTGTCTCTGAGTGAGTTTGGTGAGTGGACAGAGATCCCTGGCGCACATTACGTCATTCCCGAAGGTTTTATGAAGATTGTGGAGCTCCTGGCCCGAGACATCCCCTCCAGCACTGTCTGCCTTAGCAAACCGATCCGCTGCATCCACTGGAACTTCTCAGCCCAGCGCCAGGAGGTGATCGACAAGAGCGACGACACCATCCGGGACAACAACCACAACGAAAACAACCACAGCTGCCGGCCTCGCCGGGACCCCGTGAAACTACGTAGCCCGATTTTCTTGGAGTGTGAAGACGAGGAGTGGATCATGGCCGACCACGTGATCGTGACGGCCTCTCTGGGTGTGCTGAAGCAGAACCATGAAGCCATGTTCTCCCCGTCGCTACCAGACGACAAGGTGCTCGCCATTGAGAAGCTGGGCATCAGCACGACCGATAAGATATTCTTAGAGTTCGAAGAGCCCTTCTGGAGCCCCGAGTGCAACAGTATTCAGTTTGTGTGGGAGGACGAGGCTCAGCTGGAACAGCCCGTTTACCCCGAGGACCTGTGGTACAAGAAGATCTGCAGCTTTGACGTCCTCTACCCTCCTGAGCGCTATGGCCACATGCTGAGTGGCTGGATCTGTGGGCAGGAGGCGCTGTAcatggagcgctgtgacgacgAAACAGTGGCGGAGACCTGCACTGAGCTGCTGAGACGCTTTACAG CCTCTGCAGGTCCTGTTTGCTGGAGAGGCCACACACAGGAAATACTATTCCACTACCCATGGTGCTTTGCTGTCAGGACAGAGAGAAGCCACTCGCCTGGTAGAGATGTACCAGGACCTGCACAGAGCTCAACATACAAAGCCtaa